Part of the Zingiber officinale cultivar Zhangliang chromosome 8A, Zo_v1.1, whole genome shotgun sequence genome, AATATCCTCGTCAGGGCAGGAGCACAAGTTACAACTCTCTGTAGAATAGTTGAGCTCAATGTTACTGGTACTAGCTGTAGAATTGTCTTTCTCAGGACTTGAATACAAGATAATTTTCCCCCAAATtatgaatttattaaataaaattcaaagATTCAGTGGTTCACCTCAATATTCTAAGGGTTGAACCAATTTATTTAGCAGCTTATATATTGTACTATAACGTTGCCATAGAACAATAACATGGGGGGCGATAGTAGCACGACTACAGCTTGCTGGATGGAATGCCAACAGGTGATTTTCTCGACTTCTTCTCCACGACTCGTGATAAATTCTTCACTTCTTCCTTGGCGATGTACCTGGGCTTGCTCAGCCAATGTCCTCCATCAACAATCATGGTAGTCCCATTGACAAATTTTCCTACAGGAGGAAGTTAATATTTGCCTCAAGCTAAACAATAGATGGCGATCTGGTAGAGAATCCAGAACGATGTTGGATAAGGTATAACCAAATAGAGGATAAGAGGAATTAGAAACTAATTTCCTCGACAGATAAGATCGCAAACCTGCATCAGAAGCCAAATATAAGGCAGCCATTGCAATGTCCCAAGTCTTTCCTAGCTTACGTAGAAGCCTGTCATCCCTAGAGACATCGCTCTGCATTTCTGCAGGTGCAAGCTTCCGCATCCCAGGAGTGTCTTGGATTGGTCCTGGAGCAATTCCATTGACCCTTATATCGTAATCAGTACCCCATTCTAGGGCTAATGACCTAGTGATGCTGTCAACGGCTGCCTGTTTATATAAGAGAGTAAAAGTTGTAGAGTGCTTGCCTAATTCCATGTGAAGATGAAATTTAATGATGCAAACCTTAGCTGCAGATACATGGATCTGATACCAAGAAGCTGTGTAGTGCAAAGTTGCACTAATGTTCAGAATTAGGCCCCCGGTGGACGGACCTTTTCCTTTCTTAAGATACTTTAGAGCTTCATGGCACATGGTGAATGTGCCGACTGAATCAATGTCGAGAACTAGGAATTCCAGATCAAAGAGGTATAACTGCTTAATTAGCATCTATCAAATATTGTTGCTACTATTTGCAAGAAATTCaaggtaaaaaaaaaacagaaaccaTATGCTAAGGACTAGTGATGTTTTTTATGAATATAAAAGGTAACTAAGATAATTGTTCTGCACGCATCATATCTAACAGGGAATGGAAAATATTTCTATTTTAACAGTTAGCCATCCTTTAGATTTGTGAAACAGTGATGAAAAAATCTAACACTATTGATTCTAGAAGATAATAAACTAAACTAATTCTTCCAAATCACGCTATGGACTGTATCATCAAATACGAAGACAGTTACCAGTTTTCAAACCATTTGGTGATAAATCCTCTGGTGATGCAAGAAAATTTCCTGCTGCTCCATTCACAAGAATATCAAGCTTTCCAAAATGCTTAAATGCTTCTTCCAAAACCCTAGATGCATCTTCCCGCTTACGTACATCACCGTCTAGGCCAATGGCCTGCAATTGCGTCAAGCAAATAATCCATTGTAATGTGAGTCATAATGTATGAGAACATATTTCAAAGATTTGCAGAGCACAGCAGAAATTTACTAGGTAATTCTACTAGCCACAATTCAAGTTGTTTTTATGCCTGATTTGGTTGTTTGAAGCTCCGACACATACCCATCTAACCAAATGAGTTTCTAGAAACTCAATTGAATTTAAGAAAACAACCATCAAACTAAGAAAACAGTCCTAACTTGGCTGTAGTACTATTTGGCAAAAAGGTCATACGCTAACCCCGGGACCCACATGATCGGCCCCAGAACCATTTGTAGAGAcgtaaataaaaaaactaagtaGGCCATCACATGAAAGGGTATTTCTCCTAGCTTCGTTGGGAATCGACCCTACTTGATTTGGCAATTCTACCATGTGGTGACCAACTTAGCTTGGCTGTAGTACTTTTGGTTGTAGTATATAGTGTGTTGGAATAATCTTATCACCATTTCAAAGTAGGGAAAGAGAAAAGACTTAAATTTTAATTCCAAGAAAGCATCGACCTATTTGAAGCTTCAAGTTGGTTATtaaatgaaggggagccttggcgcaacggtaaagttgttgccatgtgaccaaaaggtcacgggttcgaatcctgaaaacaacctcttgcaaaaagtaaggtaaggctgcgtacaatggatccttccccaggaccccgcatggcgggagctttgtgcaccgggcGGCCCTTTTTTAAGTTGGTTATTAAATATGTTATTCTTCCTATGCTTGGAATTTAACATTATCATAATTCATAAATTTCAGTAACACAAGCATCAGAGTAAATAGCATCcaaatgataaaaaaattaagtCAGCTTATGATGATGTCATCGAGTTTTGAGCTCAATCATATTGAGTAGTTAACATCTTATCTGAAAAGCTAGACGAGAGATATAATAAAAAGCATCAGAAGGAGAAGCATGGTGTCCTAATAGGAGGTATTATAAGAATCAGAGTTGAAGTTGAAGTAGCATATAGAACAGGAGCCTTCTCTCTAGACAGCGTACAACCCTttaaatttgacaaaaaaaaatgcgTCAACAAAAAACATACAAAAGGTTTTAAATTTAGACTCTACAAACAATTAGGGCAATCAGATAGAACGGGAAGTGTCCGGCAAAGCAAGCTGCTGGGGAAGATTGACTCTTTGATGGAATACATGGGTGCCCGCAAGACAAACGCGACTCACCTGGATCCCCTCCGACTGAAGGGCGGAGACGGCGTCGTCGAGGACCTGGCGGCGACGACCCATGATGGCCACCGAAGCTCCGTGCTTACCGAACTGTCTGGAGATCTCGAAGCCGATTCCGGAGCCTCCTCCGGTAACGAAAGCCACCTGGCCTTTTAGGATATCGGCCTTGAAAGGAGACTCCATCGATAGTCCTTGCAGGATAAGCGCTCTACCCCGCTGAGAACTCCTTTTATCCCTAATTCAATTGGCCTTTGAATCGGGTTTGACCTAAAAAATGGTGAAATTGTTAAATAAgtgaataataatttatttatttatttagttattgttcataataaaaaaatcatGTGACAGACCAGACCAAGTTTTAAATTCACCATAATATGTACTAGATTTAAACCTACTAGAAATATCATAATGAATACACCAGAAGTGTTTATAACGGATTAAAAATTCAGCATTCTAAATGACAATTTATTAAATCACACATCTAAACATATTAATTGACCAAAAGACATACTTTAGAATTTATCAAAGGACGCATTTTTTCAAGTAcacttctctttttatttttatgacaaatcaaaccttttttatcatttttcttttctccctctttcTCTTTCCTATCTCATTTTTCATCAAcgacatttaaaatttaattaaatttttgatagcattttaatacatttagaaaagctaaaaaaataaattatgaatagcaaatttgaactcttgtaatctcagaaatccacagaaattgaaataagtgcaatcagagctctctaggttcatcagtaagtttcggtcaaaacccactgatggacctagagagctccgattgcacccatttcagtttctatggattcctggtattgcaaggagttcaaatatgctatccattgtttattttgacttttagaatgtactaaaatataagaagaaagaatcaacaaaaaaatttcatattaggcccacattgggcctgatatgaatcatatcaggcctaacgtggagcctttttgctgattctttcttcttatatttcaaCACCTTCTAAAAGTATTAATGGGTTTCggtcgaaacccactgatggacctagagacctcagattacacccatttcagttcctgtggattcctgatgttacaaggagttcaaatatactatccattgtttattttgacttttagaatgtgttaaaatataagaagaaagaatcagcaaaaaggatccatgttaggcctgatatgaatcatatcaggcccacattggacctgatatgattccatatcaggcccaatgtgggtctcACTCTATTAGAAATACTCAACTATTTTAGGAACTCTTCATTTCATAATGGATGTGTCTATGATTGCTCTAACATTGTGTGGACAGCAAAAATTAGAGAACAAGAAGCAGAATATGctgagaaaatgaaaaacaaaattaCTATGGTTCACAAAGTAGCCAAAGAGAAGAGAGCAATGACTGAGACTATGTGCCGTGAAGAGTTATTGAAGTCAGAAGAAAGCGCGGCCAAATATCATGCCACAGGGCAGATGCCAAAGCAAGGTTGTAGCTGCCTCAATTCATGAGAAATGGAGATAGTAACAAGATGTTATCTCATGCATGCTTTCTAGATTATGGTGTGTTACTGAAGACTTCAGCTTATATCATTGTAAGAAAATAAGAGGTATTTAATTATAAGTCCAATTCTTCTTATCTTTGTAATTCTTTATAAATACTTTATTTTGTCTATGTAATTCATTATGATTTTTATGTTTGGGTCAGTAGTACATTCTTTCACTTGTATAATTACTGTAAGCTAAACATAAGAATGCACTACAAAAAAATCATATCATGTCTAACATAgccctgatatgattcatatcaggcctaacgtggaggttttttgctgattctttcttcttatattttaacatattctaaaagtcaaaataaacaattgatagcatatttgaactccttgtaatatcagaaattcataggaactgaaatgagtacaatcggagctctctaagtccaacagtgggttttgatcaaaatccactaatggacctagagagctccgattgcacccatttcagtttctgtggatttctggtgttgcaaggagttcaaatatgctatccattgtttattttgacttttagaatgtgttaaaatataagaagaaagaatcagcaaaaaaatttcatatcaagcccacgttgggcctgatatgaatcatatcaggcccacgttgggcctgatatggaatcatatcaggcccaacatgggcctgatatgattcatatcaggcctaacgtggagcatttttgctgattcttttttcttatattttaacaccttctaaaagtcaaaataaataatagataacatatttgaactccttgcaacatcaagaatccacagaaactgaaatgggtataATCGGAGcctctaggtccataagtggattttgaccgaaacccactaatggacctagagacctcagattacactcatttcagttcctgtggattcctgatgttgtaaggagttcaaatatgctatccattgtttattttgacttttagaatgtgttaaaatataagaaaaaagaatcagcaaaaagtaaaaaggctccacgttagacctgatatgattccatatcaggtccaatgtgggtctcactctattaggaaTACTCAACTGTTTTAGGAACTCTTCATTTCCAATGtagcattttattttgacttaaatcttagttcatgatgtatgtcTTTGTTGGGGGTTTGAAAAATTATGCACATTGGGAAAACCTTAACTGCTGAATACCTCTTCAAATATGTTGGATTGGATATTGAAAAGTAAGGATTTTTGCAATTCCTCTACCTTTTACTTGGtatttttttctcatttaaataattgacacacttttctttcttctttcagaATTTGGAGTGGTGTCTCTTTGTCCTTTTCCCTTATTTCTCATAAGTGATCTCATTTTCtggattaattttcttttataaaaaaagaagaaataagtTAGACATGACTTATTTGCAGTTACATGCTAGTAGAAGGATTAGGTCTATCTAGTATTGTGTCAATTCTGTTTATTGGATTAGGTCTATCTTTGTTAGAGAACTCTCAACGTTTTGCTACTGCCTTTTTCCACTTGATTTCATCACTAGCTGAAACATTTGTGTAGGAGGATATGCATTCATGCCCTTATCTATTTTTCTACTTAGAGCAATCATAGACACATCCATTATGAAATGAAGAGTTCCTAAAATGGTTGATCAttcctaatagagtgagacccacattaggcctgatatggaatcatatcaagcccaacgtgggcctgatatgattcatatcaggcctaacgtggagcctttttgctgatccttttttcttatattttaacatcttcaaaaagtcaaaataaataatatatagcatatttgaactctttgcaacatcaggaatccacagaaactgaaatgggtataatctgaggtctctaagtccatcagtgggtttcggttaaaacccactaatggacctagagagctccgattacactcatttcagtttctatggattcctgatgttgcaaggagttcaaatatgctattcattatttattttgacttttagaaggtattaaaatataagaataaataaTCAACAAAAAGGCTctacattaggcctgatatgattcatatcaggcccaacgtgagcctgatataaaatttttttactgattctttcttattttattttaacacattctaaaagtcaaaataaacaattgataacatatttgaactccttgcaataccaggaatccacagaaactgaaatgggtgcaatcggagctctctaggtccattagtgggtttcgaccgaaacccactgatggacctagagagctctgattgtacTTATTTCAATTCCTGTGAATTTCTGAGATTATAAGAAGTTCAAATTTGCTATTCATAGTTTATTTTAGattctctaaatgtattaaaatgttatcaaaaaattaactaaatcttaaatgtcgtggatgaaaaaggagataggaaagagaagagggagaaaagaaaaacgacaaaaaaaaagtttgatttgttagaaggataaaaagggaagTACACTTGAAAAAATgcgtcttttggtaaatacaaagtAACATACATCTTTTGGTCAATTAAGATGTCTAGGTATGTGATTTGGTAAATTGCCGTAAAAAAATATATCCTAATAAATATATCTAATGAGAGATCAAATCATGAATATTTGAATAACAATATATTATAATCttgagataaaaataaataagataacATCGAAATTAAAATGATCGATTTGATTACATAAATTTTTTCCATCAATTAttagaataaatcaaaaaatactcACAGTAAATAATCTAAAAATTCATTATCCCATGTGATTAGGTATCCATACTAGTCTAGTAAATCCCTCATACTCGggtttgaataataaattattgaaTATGATAAATTTGAATAAAAATATAAAGGCATCacttatttttttaagaaaaatatatatttctttccatttttataaaaatattcttattttaatactataaaattaaataaaataactctaatttaatcaaaattaaaatatatatatttttcttaacttaatcaaaattattttatttaattaaaattattagttAAGTCAAAATGGCTAATATAGATTATTATTTGGATGAAAAAtagacaatattttttaaaaattattggtatagatattaaaaaaaatgctcatagataatattttttaaaaaacattatctTTGGCAAAAGAAACTAATAAATAATGTttatttgaaaaagtattttctttaataaaaataaaaaacatagatGCTAAAAGCGTTGTAAATAAAAaagcaacatttttttaaaaagttattatcttttaaataaatgttTGTTGGAGTAAAACATAATATCTCTCACTCTGAGCAATTTAATATCATCGGCCTATagtaaaatatagataaataagtTCTTTATCTTTAACACAATAACTTCAATGCTTATAGATGGTTATAAATCCTATAGAAAAAAGAGTTCAATTCTTTTGCTTACTATAGATGGTTATAAATCCTTATAAATTTAAGAGATTTAGAGGAGACTggtcataatttttacaattaacTTTTACTATTGTAAAAATTATGTCATAGACATAGCTTTTATAGCATGATAATATAGTTACTGTAAAAATGAAAAGTGATTTTGATCAAATTTTAAGACATGTTAATCAAGTTCATAGAGAGAATTTTGATGTAACAATTTTTGGGACCAGTGTGAGttagaagggggtgaattgctccttTCACGttaagttgattgagaaataaaattttaaaatattggtTCAAtcaatctctagaatttttttaatgtttgacaatatatatttGTCTAGTCAAGTTTGACCAAGAGTTATCCAAGCAGGATTTGATGTTTGGAAGCGAGTCAAGTTTAGTCTGGTCAAAATTGATTTGATGACTAACAAGAAAAAATTATAACTAGAGGTAatgtaaaagaaaattttaattggaGTTAGGCAAGGAAAAAGTGCAAGTAGATCAAGGTGACAAGATGCTTGGTCTAGGTAGGTCAATGTTGTAAGACTGTTACGGccagctaggagggggttgttggataatcctgtaaaataaaaaaaaaaaacaaccctttctcgaactctttaagctaacacttacataaataataatcagaaagtaaatagaacattaaaagacgaggcacaagtatttacttggttacaaccgatgtggttgttaatccaaggaagttaaagctcactatcaatctcctttaggcggagaaatctcttacaacgttgaagcgcagaaacagaagcttaactacaactctacaacacacaagcgttggaattgaATTACTCAAATTCATtgaaaagtttctggaccaaggctatatttataaccttggtcgaggcgccccgaagggttccagtCGTCCTGGGGGAGATAAACTTTATCCTCCAATGATCAGATCGAGTTAAATCTCGATCATGGTCAAAAgtcgggtccgggcgcccggaatggttccgggcgctccggagcaaaaagtcaacaattgtccgggacctcttctctggttcagtcccgcatcggtctgggtcttctgctccgaatccgctcgcttgggtgatctttgccatccgaaaaaggactcacccgaacccaacttccggtcttctcgagcaaacttccctccagcttctcgtccctcggaatcgccgcgtgtttccttctcgtccaccagcgtactcatccgcagtcttcgtccctcgatcgcaccccgtgccgaccttctcgctagctgcgtctcttgctccccgagcaatcttccgctccggctttcgtccctcagaaccaccatacgcttccttctcgtggcatgccatccttctcgctagctgcgtcttccattcgagtacctgtgctcctaagcttctgcacacttagacacaaggttagaaacacgcaagacctaacttaacttgttgatcacaccaaaataaccttggggttccaacaatctctccctttttgatgcgatcaacccaagttaagctagggtcaaaaatagatatgaaaattaaacaatttattttgcaataacttgcaaaaagatagaaacattaaattccaaaaatttccaattttcaagtctacctccccctagacttatattttttcttctccccctttgatcacataaaaaattggtgttgaaagaaaaatctaaaggttacacttagaaaatttataaaaatctatttcaacaATTTTctggaaaatttttctaagtcaagGGAAATTTCTAAGTGAAGcataacttttgaaaattttctaatttttcgtCATCAAGAATTAAGAACTTTCTAAACCggaaactttatgcaagaaaattttgagacaatttataaaaaaaatttaaacaatttttgagaacactaaaaaatttctatgcatttattttattattatttttttaatttttaattctcatgattttatcagaaaattttaaatttccattttaatttatcataacttcttaaatcataattttttagatttaaggcaacaaatattaaacatgctaaaaatTTTATTCGATcttttaacatgtcattttctgttatttttttattttctacttcataaaaatatttcaataacataaattctaacttgataaaatttttcgataatataatttgtaaaaattctttcggcaatgtgcaaaattcattcgaaagaatattttgtaatttgcaaactTTATTCGACAAAAGATTCtctaatccgaaaaactctttcgataagataatttgtaattcggAAAAAattttagatccggaaaaagttttcgacAGTATTTCTAGTTTTcgtaattctttcgaaaaaatactttgtgattcacaaaagtCTTTCGGCAATATTTCTAACTTCcaaaattcttttgtcaaaatattttgtaatttgcaaaaatcttttagcaatatttctgatttgtaaaccaagtttgacaattgatttattaatctgaaaaactctttcgatgatttaaTTACTTGTTtagaaggtggagaccatacctgacttaccttgtcagcagTTGATTCTCctcctatcgagttgctttcttctgaagtctcttccccttcatcgatgctcatctgggatgagctttctgtagtTTCAGGATGGAGTTCGGCTGTCTCAGTAGTTTCCTCGTTCTCGGACTGTTCTGTTGGCGGCTTGGTGTCCATTGAGTTGTCGACTtccaaaggttcttcgtagagcttcacgaacttttcccaaagttcttttgcgcttttatattcgccaactctatcaagatcttcatttggtattgtgctTAGGAGGTGAAATTCAGCTCGCACGTTTGCCAtaaactcctcacgttgcttgtgGGTCCAGAGATGTTTATCGATTTTTTCTCCGTATgcgttcttcggttcttcataaccaaatttcattattaaagaaataccaaaatctgagttaaggtatacctcaaaATTTTGTTTCCAaacagcaaactccccctcgaatacaGGTGGGTAGGTGTTATcttcggccatcgttttgttgcttcagacggtggTTATTCCTTCTTGAAGCATCtcagctctgatatcacttgtaggaccgttgtggtcggctaggagggggttgttggatagtcctgtaaaataaaaaaaaataaacaacccttcctcgaactctttaatctaacacttgcataaataataatCAGAAAGTAAATAGATCATTAAAAGATGAGGCacaaatatttacttggttacaaccgatgtggttgttaatccaaggaagataaagctCACTATCAATCTCCGTCAGGCGGAGAAGACTCTTATAACGTTgaagcacagaaacagaagcttaactacaactctacagcacacaagcgttggaaatgaattacttgagttcattgaaaagcttctgaaccaaggatatatttatagccttggtcggagcgcctCGAAGGGTTCCGGGCCCCCTGGGGGGGGggtaaactttatcccccaacgatcagatcgagtcaaatctcaatcctggtcaaaagtcgggTCCGGGCGGCCGGAAgcatttcgggcgccccggagcaaaaagtcaacagtggttgactttttgtccaagacctcttctctggttcagtcccgcatCGGtttgggtcttctgctccggatctactcgcttgggtgatctttgccatccggaaaaggacttacccgaacccaacttccggtcttctcaagcaggcttccctccggcttctcatcccttggaatcgccgcgtgtttccttctcgtccaccagcgta contains:
- the LOC122009986 gene encoding peroxisomal 2,4-dienoyl-CoA reductase [(3E)-enoyl-CoA-producing]-like, giving the protein MESPFKADILKGQVAFVTGGGSGIGFEISRQFGKHGASVAIMGRRRQVLDDAVSALQSEGIQAIGLDGDVRKREDASRVLEEAFKHFGKLDILVNGAAGNFLASPEDLSPNGLKTVLDIDSVGTFTMCHEALKYLKKGKGPSTGGLILNISATLHYTASWYQIHVSAAKAAVDSITRSLALEWGTDYDIRVNGIAPGPIQDTPGMRKLAPAEMQSDVSRDDRLLRKLGKTWDIAMAALYLASDAGKFVNGTTMIVDGGHWLSKPRYIAKEEVKNLSRVVEKKSRKSPVGIPSSKL